The following are encoded together in the Echeneis naucrates chromosome 9, fEcheNa1.1, whole genome shotgun sequence genome:
- the LOC115048446 gene encoding phospholipid-transporting ATPase ID-like, with protein MSFFGLDCVRKKERELERKLRANDREYNLSFKYATNAIKTSKYNLFTFLPLNLFEQFQRIANAYFLFLLVLQVIPQISSLSWFTTVVPLILVLSVTAAKDATDDINRHKSDNQVNNRKAQVLIDRKLRSEKWMDVQVGDIIKLENNQFVTADLLLLSSSEPLNLVYIETAELDGETNLKVRQSLPVTGDLGDDIEKLADFNGEVRCEPPNNRLDRFTGTLTYAGQKYSLDNEKILLRGCTLRNTEWCFGLVLFGGPETKLMQNCGKSTFKRTRIDRLMNVLVLCIFGFLGFMCSILAIGNWIWEMNEGSQFMVFLPRQDGNNAAFSAFLTFWSYVIILNTVVPISLYVSVEIIRLGNSFYIEWDRKMYYARSDTPAEARTTTLNEELGQIKYIFSDKTGTLTQNIMTFNKCSINGKSYGDVYDYTGQRQEITEHTETVDFSFNPLADPRFLFHDHALVEDVKLENSEVHTFFRLLALCHTVMAEEKKEGELFYQAQSPDEGALVTAARNFGFVFRSRTPDSVSIVEMGKQRTYELLAILDFNNVRKRMSVIVRSPEGKLSLYCKGADTIIYERLHQSCSKLMDVTTEHLNEFAGEGLRTLALAYKDLDEEYFSEWKQRHHEASTSLDDREAKLDQLYEEIEKDLLLLGATAIEDKLQDGVPQTIELLSKADIKIWVLTGDKQETAENIGYSCNLLREEMAEVFVISSNSSEEVQEELRNARMSMKPDGADSVLLQKKTLGNSVKAITDEVVNGEYGLVISGHSLAYALEHSVELEFLRTACMCKAVICCRVTPLQKAQVVELVKKYKQAVTLAIGDGANDVSMIKAAHIGVGISGQEGMQAVLSSDYSFAQFRFLQNLLLVHGRWSYLRMCKFLRYFFYKNFTFTFIHFWYAFFCGFSAQTVYDEWFITLYNLMYTALPVLGMSLFDQDVSYKYSFQHPQLYIPGQLNLYFSKKAFFKCALHSCYSSLVLFFIPYAAMQDTVRDDGKDMADYQSFALLTQTCVLCAVSIQLGLEMSYWTAVNTFFVLGSLTIYFVVTFTMYSNGMFLVLPRAFPFIGTARNSLNQPNVWLTILLTSALCVLPVVTYRFLLIQLCPTINDKVMFKVRRAKPAPSPPTRRVRMRRTSSRRSGYAFSHAQGYGDLVTSGRFLRRSALARPSGFTQTGRATTGFSPMGRSAGYSPTGRPQNTKAPDVEGTSLQMYRTIRDPTL; from the exons atgtCTTTCTTTGGCCTGGACTGTgtcaggaagaaagagagag AGCTTGAGCGAAAACTGCGTGCCAACGACAGAGAATACAACCTCTCCTTTAAATACGCA ACAAACGCCATCAAGACCTCCAAGTACAATCTCTTCACCTTCCTACCTCTCAACCTGTTCGAGCAGTTCCAAAGGATCGCAAACgcctacttcctgtttctgctggtgCTGCAG GTGATTCCTCAGATCTCCTCCTTGTCCTGGTTCACCACTGTTGTGCCTCTGATCCTCGTGCTGTCAGTCACCGCTGCCAAGGACGCCACCGATGATATC AACCGTCACAAGAGCGACAATCAGGTCAACAACCGAAAAGCGCAAGTCCTTATTGATAGGAA ACTGCGGAGTGAGAAATGGATGGACGTCCAGGTGGGAGACATTATCAAACTGGAAAACAACCAGTTTGTTACT GCTGACCTTCTGTTGCTCTCCAGCAGCGAACCTCTCAACCTGGTGTACATCGAGACGGCAGAGCTGGATGG AGAAACTAACCTGAAGGTGAGACAGTCCCTGCCAGTGACAGGAGACCTCGGAGACGATATCGAAAAACTGGCAGACTTCAATG GCGAGGTACGCTGCGAACCGCCCAACAACCGCCTGGACCGCTTCACAGGAACGCTGACGTACGCCGGTCAGAAATACTCGCTGGACAACGAGAAGATCCTGCTGCGAGGCTGCACCCTGAGGAACACCGAGTGGTGCTTCGGGCTGGTGCTGTTTGGAG GTCCAGAGACGAAGCTGATGCAGAACTGTGGGAAGAGCACGTTCAAGAGGACCAGAATAGACCGTCTGATGAACGTCCTCGTCCTCTGT ATTTTTGGTTTCCTGGGCTTCATGTGCTCCATCCTGGCGATAGGAAACTGGATCTGGGAGATGAACGAAGGCTCACAGTTCATGGTCTTCCTGCCGAGGCAAGATGGCAACAACGCTGCTTTCTCCGCCTTCCTCACCTTCTGGTCATACGTCATCATCCTCAACACCGTGGTGCCCATTTCTCTCTATGTTAG CGTGGAGATCATTAGACTTGGGAACAGTTTCTACATCGAGTGGGACAGGAAGATGTACTACGCTCGCAGCGACACCCCCGCCGAAGCTCGGACCACCACCCTGAACGAGGAGCTGGGTCAAATCAAATACATCTTCAGTGACAAAACGGGGACCCTCACTCAGAATATCATGACTTTCAACAAGTGCTCCATCAACGGCAAATCCTACG GAGACGTGTATGACTACACCGGCCAAAGACAAGAAATTACTGAG CACACAGAGACGGTGGACTTCTCCTTCAACCCCCTGGCCGATCCCCGCTTCCTGTTTCACGATCACGCCCTGGTGGAGGACGTGAAGCTGGAGAACTCGGAGGTGCACACATTCTTCAGGCTTCTGGCCCTCTGCCACACCGTCATGgctgaggagaagaaagaag GTGAGCTGTTCTACCAGGCCCAGTCTCCTGATGAGGGAGCGCTGGTAACGGCAGCCAGGAACTTTGGCTTCGTCTTCCGCTCGCGTACGCCAGACAGCGTTTCCATCGTGGAAATGGGAAAGCAGCGCACCTATGAACTCCTGGCCATCCTGGATTTTAACAACGTCCGGAAGAGGATGTCCGTCATAG TTCGGAGTCCAGAGGGGAAGCTCTCTCTCTACTGCAAAGGTGCAGACACAATCATCTATGAGAGGCTGCATCAGTCCTGCAGCAAACTGATGGACGTCACTACAGAGCACCTCAAC GAGTTTGCAGGGGAGGGTCTGCGGACGCTGGCGCTGGCTTATAAAGATCTGGATGAGGAGTATTTCAGTGAGTGGAAACAGCGCCACCATGAGGCCAGCACCTCGCTAGACGACCGGGAGGCCAAACTGGACCAGCTGTACGAGGAGATTGAGAAGGACCTGCTG CTGCTTGGAGCTACAGCCATCGAGGACAAGTTACAAGACGGAGTACCTCAGACGATCGAGCTGCTGTCCAAGGCTGACATCAAAATCTGGGTTTTGACTGGTGACAAGCAAG aaactgcagaaaacatCGGTTACTCGTGCAACTTACTACGAGAGGAGATGGCGGAGGTCTTTGTCATCTCAAGCAACTCCAGTGAGGAAGTCCAAGAGGAACTGAG AAATGCCAGAATGTCCATGAAGCCAGACGGCGCAGACTCAGTGTTACTGCAGAAGAAGACGTTGGGTAACAGTGTGAAGGCGATCACAGATGAGGTGGTGAATGGAGAGTACGGCCTGGTGATCAGCGGTCACAGTCTG GCCTACGCCTTGGAGCACAGCGTGGAGCTGGAGTTCCTGCGGACAGCGTGCATGTGTAAGGCGGTGATCTGCTGCAGGGTCACTCCGCTGCAGAAGGCCCAGGTTGTCGAGCTGGTCAAAAAGTACAAGCAGGCCGTTACTCTGGCCATCGGAGATGGAGCCAACGACGTCAGCATGATCAAAG CGGCTCACATCGGCGTGGGCATCTCGGGCCAGGAGGGCATGCAGGCCGTGCTGTCCAGCGACTACTCCTTCGCCCAGTTCCGCTTCCTGCAGAACCTCCTGCTGGTGCACGGCCGCTGGTCCTACCTCCGCATGTGCAAGTTCCTCCGCTACTTTTTCTACAAGAACTTCACATTCACCTTCATCCACTTCTGGTACGCCTTCTTCTGCGGCTTCTCTGCACag ACGGTGTACGATGAGTGGTTCATAACACTTTATAACCTGATGTACACGGCACTACCCGTGCTGGGAATGAGTCTGTTTGATCAG GATGTGAGCTACAAGTACAGTTTCCAGCATCCTCAGCTTTACATCCCCGGTCAACTGAACCTGTACTTCAGCAAGAAGGCCTTCTTTAAGTGTGCCCTCCACAGCTGCTACAGCTCCTTGGTGCTCTTCTTCATCCCCTACGCAGCCATGCAAGACACGGTGAGAGACGACGGCAAGGACATGGCCGACTATCAGTCCTTCGCCCTCCTAACCCAGACGTGTGTGCTCTGCGCTGTCAGCATCCAG TTGGGACTGGAAATGTCGTACTGGACGGCAGTGAACACTTTCTTCGTTCTCGGCAGCCTGACCATATACTTCGTGGTCACATTTACCATGTACAGTAACGGCATGTTTCTCGTGTTGCCACGGGCCTTTCCCTTCATCG GAACAGCACGAAACTCTCTGAACCAGCCCAACGTCTGGCTGACGATCCTCCTCACCTCCGCGCTGTGTGTCCTTCCTGTGGTCACCTACCGCTTCCTGTTGATCCAGCTCTGCCCCACCATCAATGATAAG GTGATGTTCAAGGTGAGACGGGCCAAACCGGCACCATCCCCTCCCACACGACGTGTCCGCATGCGCCGCACCAGCTCTCGCCGCTCAGGCTACGCATTCTCCCACGCGCAGGGCTACGGGGATCTGGTGACGTCCGGCCGGTTCCTGCGGCGTTCCGCTTTGGCACGACCTTCAGGTTTTACGCAAACAGGTCGAGCCACCACGGGCTTCAGCCCCATGGGACGATCGGCCGGATACAGCCCGACGGGACGTCCCCAGAATACCAAAGCCCCCGATGTGGAGGGTACATCCCTTCAGATGTACAGGACGATCAGAGATCCCACTCTCTGA